In Tenrec ecaudatus isolate mTenEca1 chromosome 9, mTenEca1.hap1, whole genome shotgun sequence, the DNA window aaaattttctttgccATAACCACATTTTGAGGGAATTACATCACCATGCCTGGTTATCTCAGGAACAAAGTCTTTGGGACGCCAAGGTCAACTAGTATATCATCCACAAAGAGAATgtcctacatcctactttggtaagTATAGAGACTGGGATATTAAAAAGTACAACTACTAATCTCTACCCATCCAgcgcaaagaacaaagaaaataaaagacagcACAAAGGGCTCATGGACTACATGAACTTCAGCCTATACAACTCTGAGAgcagaactagatagtgcccatcTACCACTCGTGACTACTCTGAAGGGATCACAATAGAAGGGCCTTGAGAGCGTGATAATAAAAAAGTCCAAGCATAATTGTCTGGTAGCTTGATGGAAACCTGAGAGAAGAGCCCTATATACCCTTGAAGGCTGGAACTGAATACTCTGTGCTGAACTTTCAGGGAAaggatagacaggtctataaggtaAATAATACTATGGAGGTATTTACACATTGGACCAAACAATCATGGCCATCTAAGGGCAGCAGTTGTCCAAGGGTTCACAAAGCCTGAAGGGAGAGGATGGAAGGATATTAAGACaaaggaaaccaaactcactgccatctaggccattctgactcagcaaccgtaCAGGAATGGaagtacccctgtgagtttctaagactttaactcttttacagaagtaaaaaaacttcacctttctccagaagactagctggtggttttgaactgctagccttctGGTTGAGAGACCAATGCATATATAACCAGGGATCCTTGGAAGGACAAAGGAATATGGTGGACACAGGGGAGAAATGGGAAGAGTActgacattgtggggattgcattcAATGTTTCAAAACATAGTgtatgaatggaaaaccaatttgatgTGAAAATATTTACCTAAATCAAATTTTAAAgtcttaaaatgttttaattgcaCTAAGTTTCAATAATATGAAAAACACTACCTAACATGCAATATTAGGAGAAAATAATATGGAGAGCAAGTTTAATTTTAAACTCTGCTTTCCTAAAAAGGACAAATAGGATTGTGGCCTCTTTTAGTAAATAAAAGTTTTACTGGACCACAGCCAGTTACtggcccaaaaaaaaaaaaaaagagagacctaATAGTCTTGAAATCATATGCAGAGCATGTTACTAAGTACATAACCATTAAGTTTTTAACcaagaaaatatttcttttacATATATTACTTAATAACTTAGTCTTAATTGCAATCGGATTGTAATGCTGATTTCACAAATTGAGCAAGTGAAGTTTATCTTTCTGTTCCAGTTTAAAAGGTCTTTGTGAGCTAAAATTAAAGAGTACATTAACATCAGGGCTTTCATCCTGCCCCTATTAAATTTCCTTCCATAGGTTTACAATAAGCATCGTCAGCTGGCTCCCCCTTCCTTTAAAACTACCAGGGGCTTTCAAAATGTGGGTGAaattttttcattatcttttcattccatttatccatgaattttttaaagccccttgATATCTAATTTTtccaataattttattgaggtgtATCACTTGCATAGTTGTCATATTTAAAAAGTTGTGTCTACATCAACCACCATTGGTTCCAGggcatccttccccctcccatatTACTTCCCTCCAACTTCTGTCCTCCCTGACCAAACCCCTAAATAGCCATATATACCAATTACTGTTTCTATACATCTACCCACCTCGTGGTATCTAATTTTAATCCCACCAGTGCACATGCTAATTTTATGGTATAACATTACAAAGACAATTCCTCAAAGACAAATTAGACCTTTATTTTCAGAGATTATAAATGTAAATGGAAATGCTACTTCAAATTACAAAGTGAACTATAAACAATCAGTAGAAATACCCAATTGGCCATCTCTTGCCCTTAGCATTGTGCCTAATCCTTCAAATCTACTGGAAATTCTGTGGCGTGAACGCTGGCGATTTTTTCATCTCAGATATTTTGTGAATGAAGTCGCTCATAGCAGTTCTAGTAGATAAAGAGCTCCACCTTTATTGGAGGAGATGGGtagacttttttgttgttgtttttgccctAAACCAAAGGTCTCACATTTTTACTAGATGTCAACTTCTTAATTCAGAAGCctaaaaaccaaagaagaaaacaGGTGTTTACAAATGCACGTTCAATTGATCAAGTGGTGTCAAGTGTTTAAAAAggtgtggagaaagctgatgtacTTACGTAAATGGTGCCTGCCACTGCACGTGTGccgccttacaaacccagcttggttcttctccagtgtcttctcttggagttgtacctgatcttATTACCAGTTTTCATCCGAATCCACTGGGGGATGGGGCGATTCTGCTTCAGTTTTCTGgcaaggaatctcttgatcctgaaagtcttatgggaGGACATGGTGAGAACGAAGGGCCACCACACTCACAAGATGGCGGAGAATGGGGAATTTAGCAGGCCTTCTCGATAAGGAACTGGAAAGGGGATTCCCTAAAATGTCCTATGGTGGAGTGAGGACGGCAGACACCCCGTCAAGGAGAGAGAGGCCGTCACTGGAGGAGGTACAAAAATTCCTTCCTCTCAGGTGCAGAAGATGGAGCACTTTAAAGCCGTCTTGGAACGGAGATCCGCAGAGGGAACTGTTGAAAGCCTTCCGGTTCGGGGCAGCTTAATATCTACTGTTCATGAAGATGCTCAGCAGAAGAGTACCGGAGCTGAAGAAACAAAAGGGGGTAAATAATAAAACGCATAAAAGTttcgacacacacacaaaaagtttCGACACCCACAGGGAACGTAGAATTCCGAGGGGACTGTGCTGAACCGGGCGCGCGCTTACTGGCTCTGGGTGGGAGACAATTAGCCGTGGTTGGTGCGGCCCTCCCTCGGCGGCGCTCACAGGAGCGAAGGGGCCGCCCTCTGCCCGCGGACAGCAGGTGGTGGCGAACCTCGGCCCGCCGTGCGGCCCGCCGCGCCGCCAGGAACTACGCGGGTAGTCAGAGAACGAAACCGGGCCTACCGAGCAGAAGGCACTGAAGAAACGCGTGGGCTGTGAACGTTTCCCTCAAAGGTGTAAATAAAAGCTCGAGCAGAGACGTTAAGGTTTCCTGCCACGAAAATAAGGGCAGCTCCCGCGGCCGGAGGCGCCGACGTGGCGTCAGCGGTTGGGCCCCGCGTATCGCGAGATTTCAGAGCAACGGTCGCGCTGCGCGCGCAGCTCGGAGCCTGGCGCACTCTCAGAGGCGTAGGAATGCCACGGAAACAAGCCCGGTGCAGGGGTGATGAGCGCATATAGCACGCCCTCGCAAGACGTTGAGCGACATTACGAAAACACAAgaaacaatattttaaagatgAAACAAAAGTGACACTCAGGCCTGACCCAACGTTGAGCCACTCACTCCCAAGGGGAGCCTATATTAGAAACCATTGTCATGAGTGGCGATTACTTAACGCTCT includes these proteins:
- the LOC142456452 gene encoding large ribosomal subunit protein eL39 produces the protein MSSHKTFRIKRFLARKLKQNRPIPQWIRMKTGNKIRYNSKRRHWRRTKLGL